From Rutidosis leptorrhynchoides isolate AG116_Rl617_1_P2 chromosome 3, CSIRO_AGI_Rlap_v1, whole genome shotgun sequence, a single genomic window includes:
- the LOC139898956 gene encoding uncharacterized protein — MIFSFTSIGGKIDHSINNGIAPYVYCMQGQNYHLFGSLLPQPRQDPRFCQLYIYDTGNEVRHRIDAYSSGNSKTTSNQYALIPETVYQLKGLLDFNNPLVKKFRMTRDRFDMNENEHIRIKLIGSRDTDGRTYNLPSANEVAALIIGDIDGTCDKRDIVIEHRRKGLKRISELHPSYLALQYPLLFPYAEDGYRVDILHKGVDIDHISGHAKLTLREFFAYRLQMRVGENSLILLSRKLLQQFIVDAYTMVENT, encoded by the exons ATGATTTTTAGTTTCACATCTATTGGAGGGAAAATAGACCACTCAATAAACAATGGAATCGCGCCTTATGTATATTGTATGCAAGGTCAGAATTATCACCTTTTTGGTAGCTTACTTCCCCAACCACGTCAAGATCCACGATTCTGTCAATTATATATCTATGACACTGGAAATGAAGTACGTCACCGAATCGATGCATACAG CTCTGGAAATTCAAAGACAACGTCAAACCAATATGCCTTGATTCCTGAAACAGTTTATCAGTTAAAGGGGTTACTTGATTTTAACAACCCTTTAGTCAAGAAATTTCGGATGACAAGAGATAGGTTTGACATGAATGAGAATGAACATATACGGATTAAGCTCATTGGTAGCAGGGATACAGATGGTCGAACATATAATCTACCGTCAGCCAATGAGGTTGCAGCTTTAATTATTGGAGATATTGATGGTACTTGTGACAAGCGTGACATTGTCATAGAGCATCGTAGAAAGGGATTGAAACGTATAAGTGAATTACATCCATCGTATCTAGCTCTTCAGTATCCTCTATTGTTTCCTTATGCTGAAGATGGTTACAGAGTTGATATACTCCATAAAGGTGTTGATATAGATCACATATCTGGTCATGCAAAACTTACTCTAAGGGAATTTTTTGCGTATCGTTTACAAATGAGGGTTGGTGAGAATTCTTTGATTTTATTGTCCCGAAAATTACTGCAACAATTTATTGTTGACGCATATACAATGGTCGAGAATACATGA
- the LOC139902300 gene encoding uncharacterized protein, whose translation MLNKIKGPTSYADLRTVDGITYDTFKEACYAMGLLDDDKEYTASIKEVHQWSTGNSCRSHFVSLITSNSLSFPDRVWKETCDLLSDDLTRQCPERLKSNDPETFKHVLHNIALARIEKEVNSAGYSLRNIPNMPFLDFEFIETSCNMLIQDEISYDIETLKTEHHTLKSTMTNEQLGVYDTIVDAVDKDKGGLFFLYGYGGNGKTFVWKTLAAAIRSRGDIVINVASSDSELAALLNKAKLIIWDEAPMMHRHCFEAFDRTLRDIIVSLNSSAPFGGKVVVFGGDFGQILPVIQRGTRAEIVHASLHSSDL comes from the exons ATGCTCAACAAAATAAAAGGTCCTACTTCGTATGCCGATTTAAGAACCGTTGATGGTATAACATATGATACTTTTAAGGAAGCGTGTTATGCTATGGGACTTTTAGATGACGATAAAGAGTACACTGCTTCTATCAAAGAAGTTCATCAGTGGTCTACTGGAAACTCTTGTCGGTCACATTTCGTATCATTGATCACATCAAATAGTCTTTCTTTTCCTGATCGTGTATGGAAAGAGACATGCGACTTACTCTCTGATGATTTGACACGTCAATGCCCAGAGCGACTTAAATCCAACG atcCAGAGACATTTAAACATGTGCTACACAACATTGCTCTAGCAAgaattgaaaaagaagttaacagtGCTGGGTATAGTTTGCGTAATATTCCAAACATGCCATTTCTCGATTTCGAATTTATCGAAACTTCCTGCAACATGCTCATTCAAGATGAAATCTCTTATGATATTGAAACCTTGAAAACAGAGCATCATACTCTGAAATCCACTATGACTAATGAACAGCTTGGTGTGTATGATACTATTGTGGATGCAGTAGATAAAGATAAAGGTGGACTTTTTTTCCTCTACGGTTACGGTGGTAATGGAAAAACATTTGTGTGGAAAACACTTGCTGCTGCTATTAGATCTCGTGGTGACATAGTGATAAATGTTGCATCCAGTG ATAGTGAACTAGCAGCACTGTTGAATAAAGCTAAGTTAATTATATGGGATGAAGCGCCTATGATGCATCGGCATTGCTTTGAGGCATTTGATAGAACTCTGCGTGATATAATAGTGTCACTGAATAGTTCTGCACCTTTTGGTGGAAAGGTTGTTGTATTTGGAGGTGATTTTGGACAGATTTTACCGGTCATACAAAGAGGTACCCGAGCTGAAATTGTGCACGCGTCACTTCATTCATCAGATTTATGA
- the LOC139902301 gene encoding uncharacterized protein — translation MNPNNPNSDPDINLILTILNTTNNRALEDITRLDHLDKLNDDEEVEPIPRAPRRYLYRDREGRVKALWNDYFSDNCTFPDDYFRRRYRMRKPLFLRICQGIMNFSQTPIPEYFTYFHQRRDACGLLGFNIVQKVTSAIRQLAYAATTDLFDEYLHMGEQTAYDCLNKFCKCIFHLYATEYLRKPTAQDVQRLTTKHAQIHGFPGMLGSIDCIHWRWRNCPARWKGHYTRGDHAGEAPPCTFTVNGCTFDKGYYLADGIYPEWSTLVKSFRNPIDPKQSKFKRYQESARKDIERAFGILQGRWTIVQHPARPYYIRKIRRIMLTCVILNNMITEDNGRAFCGLEENYRPIRRARGTFQERVDAYIRADAELRDVGIHRLLRDMLVEHVYNLPPNYRIRPDPTRYPNNQDDAGPSHVNDDEDEDEEE, via the exons ATGAATCCAAATAACCCAAATTCCGATCCGGATATAAATTTGATATTAACGATCTTGAATACCACAAATAATCGAGCTCTTGAAGATATCACAAGACTTGATCATTTAGATAAGTTAAACGACGATGAAGAAGTTGAACCCATTCCAAGGGCACCGAGAAGATATTTATATAGAGATCGTGAAGGCCGTGTAAAAgctttatggaatgattatttttccgacaattgTACGTTTCCCGACGATTATTTTCGTAGACGTTATCGAATGCGCAAACCTTTGTTTCTTCGTATATGTCAAGGTATAATGAATTTTTCCCAAACTCCGATTCCTGAGTATTTTACTTATTTTCATCAAAGACGTGATGCTTGTGGGCTACTTGGTTTTAATATTGTTCAAAAAGTAACATCAGCCATACGTCAACTAGCGTATGCTGCGACGACCGATCTTTTTGACGAGTATTTGCATATGGGTGAACAAACCGCATATGATTGTTTAAATAAATTTTGCAAATGTATTTTTCACTTGTACGCAACAGAATATTTGAGAAAACCAACTGCACAAGATGTGCAACGTTTGACCACTAAACATGCTCAAATACATGGATTTCCGGGGATGTTAGGAAGCATCGATTGTATACATTGGAGATGGAGAAATTGTCCGGCACGTTGGAAGGGTCATTATACACGAGGTGACCATG CCGGCGAGGCTCCACCGTGCACGTTTACGGTGAATGGGTGTACGTTTGATAAGGGTTATTATTTAGCGGATGGAATTTACCCGGAATGGTCCACACTAGTTAAGTCGTTCAGAAATCCGATTGATCCAAAACAATCAAAGTTCAAAAGGTATCAAGAATctgcaagaaaagatattgaacgagCATTTGGAATACTACAAGGTCGATGGACGATTGTTCAGCATCCGGCAAGACCATATTATATCCGAAAAATTAGAAGGATTATGTTAACATGTGTGATATTAAACAATATGATAACCGAGGACAACGGCCGTGCATTTTGTGGACTTGAAGAGAATTATCGTCCGATTCGACGTGCACGAGGAACATTCCAAGAAAGGGTGGACGCGTATATCCGGGCGGACGCTGAATTAAGAGATGTGGGCATTCATCGACTACTACGAGATATGCTAGTAGAACACGTTTATAATCTTCCACCTAATTATCGAATTCGACCAGATCCAACAAGATATCCAAACAATCAAGATGATGCGGGACCTTCACACGTTAACGATGACGAAGACGAAGACGAAGAAGAATAA
- the LOC139902302 gene encoding osmotin-like protein yields MSSSYSLSILLILLPFSHASMILTVVNHCPYPIWPAIQPNTGHPALERGGFFLNTNTHRSFPAPTKHWSGRIWARTGCTHTNNKFSCITGDCGGKLECNGLGGATPTTLAQLSLHHTPTDQTSYGVSLVDGFNVPMTVTPHEGKGTCPVVGCKADLLATCPWSLQKHAEDGRVVACKSGCDAFNTDEFCCRGHFNNVNTCKGSKWSDFFKSACPATFAFAHDNPSLMHECSSPKEVKVIFCHP; encoded by the coding sequence ATGTCTTCATCTTACTCACTCTCAATCCTACTCATCCTCCTCCCTTTTTCCCATGCCTCCATGATCCTAACCGTTGTAAACCACTGCCCGTATCCTATCTGGCCAGCAATCCAACCCAATACGGGCCACCCCGCCCTCGAACGAGGCGGGTTCTTTCTCAACACCAACACCCACCGCTCCTTCCCAGCCCCAACCAAACATTGGTCGGGCCGCATTTGGGCCCGCACCGGTTGCACCCACACCAACAACAAGTTCTCCTGCATTACAGGCGACTGCGGTGGCAAGTTAGAATGCAACGGTCTCGGTGGGGCCACCCCCACAACTTTAGCTCAGTTGAGTCTCCACCACACCCCAACCGACCAAACCTCGTACGGCGTTAGTCTTGTCGACGGGTTTAATGTTCCCATGACGGTCACGCCACACGAGGGAAAAGGCACATGCCCGGTTGTTGGATGTAAGGCGGATCTTCTTGCCACGTGTCCGTGGTCCCTACAGAAACACGCAGAGGATGGGCGCGTGGTCGCGTGTAAGAGTGGGTGTGACGCGTTTAATACTGATGAGTTTTGTTGTAGGGGACATTTTAATAATGTGAATACTTGTAAGGGTTCGAAATGGTCAGATTTTTTTAAGAGTGCGTGTCCAGCGACGTTTGCTTTTGCTCATGATAATCCGTCTCTAATGCACGAGTGTTCGTCACCGAAGGAAGTTAAAGTTATTTTCTGTCATCCGTAG
- the LOC139898957 gene encoding uncharacterized protein, with product MASKLNPTFAYTVIYVKDVAKSVEIYSKAFGASVRRLDDSHRWGELGSGQTTIAFTPLHQHETDDLTGEVHELRSKSRRNQLEVCFAYEDVDDAYKNAVENGAERVREPEEKEWGQKVGYVRDIDGIVVRMVSYVKQ from the exons ATGGCGTCAAAATTGAACCCAACGTTTGCATACACGGTGATTTACGTGAAAGATGTTGCGAAGTCGGTCGAAATTTATAGTAAGGCATTTGGTGCCTCTGTTCGTCGATTAGATGACTCTCACAG ATGGGGAGAACTAGGAAGTGGACAAACAACAATAGCATTTACGCCGTTGCATCAACATGAGACCGATGATTTAACGGGCGAGGTTCATGAGTTGCGATCTAAAAGTCGAAGGAATCAACTCGAGGTTTGCTTTGCTTATGAGGATGTTGATGATGCTTACAAG AACGCGGTGGAGAACGGGGCAGAAAGAGTGCGCGAACCTGAGGAAAAGGAGTGGGGCCAAAAAGTAGGTTATGTTCGTGATATCGACGGAATTGTGGTGAGGATGGTAAGCTACGTTAAGCAGTAA